Below is a window of Streptomyces sp. NBC_01429 DNA.
CCGACCTTCTTGTAGCCCACCCAGAACTCGCCCTTGTTGTTCACGCTCGCGTTCGTGCCGAAGGTCGTGGCGGTGTGGGCGCCCAGCACCCTGCCGACCCGCCCCTGCGAGGTGCTGTTGATGTCGATGTACGGCGCGCCGAAGACGGTCCCCACAAAGGTCGCCGAGGCGTCGCCCGGGGCGCGGGAGCCGCTGGCCCAACAGGGCGAACCACTGTGGGTGCGCAGTACGAGATCGCCGTTGTCCTGCATCATCACCTGGTAGCCGCTGTTGCAGATCGCCTGGTTGACGCCCAGGGTTCCGGAGAACGAGGAGCCGACACAGGTGATGGCGGCCGCCGCGCTCCGCCCGGCGGACGGTGTCTGGGCGGTCGCGGTCGCTCCCAGCCCGCTCACCGTCATCGCTCCGGCGGTCAGTGCGACGGCGAGCGCTCGCTTCATGTGGACCATTTCGCTGCCTCCTTGGTGCGGGGGACACCGGCGTCCGGCGCCGACGGAGACCTGCCTCGGCACGCCCCGTCCGTACCTTCTGCCAGCCGGTGTCCGGCTTGTCGAGACGTCACTGTGGCAGCGAAGGGCGGGCTTCCGCGCGTCTTTCAGATCCGGCTGAAACTCGCCGCGCGACGGGCGGAGTGTCCCGGGGAGCCCCGGTCGCCGGTGCAGAAGAATGAGGAGGGACCAGCCCGGTCGCAGCCGGCGACCGGGTCGTGAACGGAGCGGACAGCCTCGGGGGAGAGCATGCTGCGTATCCATCTGACCGGTGACGATCTCGGCAGGATCCGGGTGGCCGCCGGGCCCGCGCTGATGTGGGAGACCGTGCTCAGCCTGCACTGGGCCAGGCGGCGCCCGGCGGGACCGGCGGGCGAGCACTGGCGCGGTGCCGTGGCCGGCGAACTGGCTCCCGCGACGGGACTGCTCCGCGAACTGGCGCCGCCGCGCGGGTACTTCCCCGACTTCCTCACCCCCTACGGCTCCTCGCCCCAGCTCGCGGAGGCGCTGGACCCGGTCCTGCGCACCCCGGCGGCACGGCTGCGCGAGGAACTGGCGCTCCTGTCGGCGCGCCGGGTACCCACGCCGTGGCTGCGGGAGCTGGCGGACGGCGGTCTGCCGGCGGTGCGGCGTCTGGAGCGCGCCTTCCACCGCTACCACAGCGTGGCCGTCGCGCCGTTCTGGCCGACCGTGCGGGCCGAGGTCGCCCGCGAGCGCGTCCGCGTGAGCCGGCTGCTGGCGGACGGCGGTACGGAGGAACTGCTCGCCGGTCTCTCGCCCCGCGTGCGGTGGCGCAGCCCCGCGCTGGAGGTCGACTACCCCGTGCGGCGCGAGCTGTGGCCGGCCGGGCGCGGGCTGCTGCTGGTGCCCTCGTACTTCTGCCACGGGCTGCCGATCACGCTCGTACGGCAGGAGGAGACGCCGGTACTGGTGTACCCGGTCGGCCGCCGCCCGCAGGCCGCCGGGCAGCCGCCGGAGAACGGGGAGGCGCTGACCGCCCTGCTCGGGCGCAGCCGCGCCGCCGTCCTGGAGGCCGCGGCCGACGGCGGCAACACCAGCGAACTCGCCCGCCGCGCCGGCATGCTCATCTCCTCGGCCAGCCAGCATCTCGCCGTACTGCGGCGGGCGGGGCTGGTGGGGAGCCGCCGTCAGGCGAACGCGGTGGTCCACCAGGTGACGTCCCTGGGGGCGAACCTGCTGGCGCACGCGGAGCCACCGCCTTGGTGACCCGGGCCGGGCCGGGTCGGACGGACCACCGGCGGTCAGGCCACCGGCGACGGTCGGACCACTGGCGACACCCAGACCACCGGTGCTCAGACCAGTGGCGACGGTCAGACCACCGACGCTCAGGCCACGGGCTCGCCCACCATGCGCTTGAGCAGATCCCGCAGCACCTCGCGCTCCGCCGCCGTCAGCCCGGCGAGCGGCTCGCGGGCGAAGTCCAGGGAGTCCCGCAGCAGCTCCGCCGTCGCGAGGCCCTTCTCGGTGGCGGCGGCGAGCTTCACCCGGCGGTCGGCCGGGTCCGGGCGGCGCTCGACCAGGCCGCGCGCTTCGAGCCGGTCCACGATGCCGGTGATGTTGGACGGCTCGCACTTCAGTTTCCGCGCGATCCGGCGCATGGGCATGGGGTCCAGGGACAGCAGCCGCAGCACGCGCGCCTGCGCGCCGGTCAGGGCGTGCTCGGCCGCCGCCTGCTCGTACTCCTCGTAGTAGCGGGCCACGACGGTGCCGATCAGCTCGACGACTTCGAGGGTCAGGGGGTCTCTGCGCTCAGTGGCCATGGACACCAGGGTACCCATTTATTTGACAACCTGAAATATTCAGGCGCATGGTTGTTTTAGGTAGTGAAGCTTTTGTCGGCTCATCGTCGAAGACCGTCCGAGGAGGACCCGTACCATGACCGCACTCCCCACCTCCGGCCGCGCCTGGCATCTCGTCGCCCGCCCCCACGGCTGGCCCAAGCCGTCCGACGTCGCCCTGCGCGAGGTCCCGGTGGCCGCGCCGGGTGAGGGCCGGATCCTGGTCCGGAACCTGTATTTCTCGGTCGATCCGTACATGCGGGGCCGGATGAACGACGTGAAGTCGTACGTCCCTCCCTTCGAGCTGGACCAGCCGATGATCGGCGGCGCGATCGGTGAGGTCATCGCCTCCCGCGCCGAGGGGTTCGCGGTCGGCGACCACGTCCTGCACGGTCTCGGCTGGCGCGAGTACGCCGAGTTCCCGGCCGAGCACGGGACCAAGGTCGACGCCTCGCTCGCCCCGCTCTCCGCGTACCTCAGCGTCCTCGGCATGACCGGCCTCACCGCCTACGCCGGTCTCTTCGAGACCGCGTCCTTCAAGGAGGGCGACGCGGTCTTCGTCTCCGGCGCGGCCGGTGCCGTCGGCAGCCAGGTCGGCCAGTTCGCCCGGCTGAAGGGCGCTTCCCGGGTGATCGGATCGGCGGGCTCGGACGAGAAGGTCAAGCTCCTCGTCGAGGAGTACGGCTTCGACGCGGCGTTCAACTACAAGAGCGGCCCGGTCAAGGACCAGCTCAAGGAGGCGGCTCCCGACGGGATCGACGTCTACTTCGACAACGTCGGCGGCGAGCACCTCGAAGCCGCGATCGCCACGCTGAACACGCACGGCCGGGTCACCATGTGCGGCGCGATCGCCCAGTACAACAACACCGGCCCGGCCGCCGGCCCGCGCAACCTCGCCCTCGCCATCGGCAAGCGGCTGCGCCTCCAGGGCATGCTCGTGGCCGACCACTACGGGCTGAAGCAGCAGTTCATCAAGGACGTGGGCGGCTGGCTGGTCTCGGGCGAGCTGAAGTACGACGAGACCATCGTCGAGGGCATCGAGAACGGCTTCGACGCCTTCCTCGGTGTGCTGCGCGGCGAGAACACCGGAAAGATGGTCGTCTCCATCGGCGGCTGAGGCGGCCACCCGGCCACCGCCGGACCCCGCGCGCTCACGCGTCACGTCACTGAGGGCCGCATCCCGCTCACGCCGGGGTGCGGCCCTCGGCTTCTGCCGCCGCCCGTGCTGCCCCCGTGCCGGCCCTCCCGTGCTCGTCCCTCTGCCGGGCGCCCGTGTTCGACATGACGAACCTGATCCGGATTTTTGCGCGAAACATTGACGCGCCTTTCTGATCGACTTACGTTCCGGTTCGAAGTTACGGTCATAGTTCGGTATTCCGAACATTGGGAGGCGAGCCGCCATGTCACCACTCCTTCCGAGCCGTCGCGGGATGCTCGGCGGTCTCGGGGCGCTCGCCGTCGCCGGCGGCTTCGGGCGACGTATTCCTGTGGCCGTACATGGTGACGTCCGACCCCGACCTCTCCGGCGGGCCAGTGAGGCGCCGACGGGACCCGTCGGAACAATCGAACCCACCGGAACAATCGAAGCGCTTGCGCGCGACCGGACCGGCCTTGACGTATTTCTCCGTGAATATCACCATCCTTACCAGCCCAGCTTTTGATCACAGATGAGGGAGTCATGAACCGACCCGCCCGTTTCACCCTGCACCCCGACTTCACCGTCGGTGAGGTGAACCCCCGTCTCTTCGGCTCCTTCGTCGAACACCTCGGCCGCTGCGTCTACACCGGCATCCACGAGCCCGGCCACCCCACCGCCGACGAGGCGGGTCTCCGTACGGACGTGCTCGAACTCGTCCGCGAACTCGGCCCCACCGCCCTGCGCTACCCCGGCGGCAACTTCGTCTCCGGCTACCGCTGGGAGGACAGCGTCGGCCCGGTCGACGAGCGGCCCCGCCGGCTCGACCTGGCCTGGAAGACCACGGAGTCCAACCGGTTCGGACTCGCCGAGTTCATCGACTTCGTGCGCAAGGCCGGCCCGGAGGCCGAGCCGATGATGGCCGTCAACCTCGGCACGCGCGGAGTGGCCGAGGCGATCCAGCTCCAGGAGTACGCCAACCACCCCTCCGGCACGGAACTCTCCGACCGCCGCGCCGCGCACGGCGACAAGGACCCGTACGGCATCAGGCTGTGGTGCCTGGGCAACGAGGTGGACGGGCCCTGGCAGACCGGCCACAAGACGGCCGAGGAGTACGGGCGGATCGCCGCCGAGACCGCGCGGGCGATGCGGCAGATCGACCCGGACCTCGAACTGGTCGCCAGCGGCTCGTCCAACTCGAACATGGACACCTTCGCCGCGTGGGAGGCGACGGTCCTCACCGAGACGTACGACCTCGTCGACTACGTCTCCCTGCACAGCTACTACTGGGAGACCGACGGCGACCGCGACTCCTTCCTCGCCTCGGCGGTGGACATGGAGGCGTTCATCGAGAAGGTCGTCGCGACCTGTGACCATGTCGGGGCCAAGCTGAAGTCCGACAAGAAGATCAACCTCTCGTTCGACGAGTGGAACGTCTGGTACCTGGACAAGCCCAACCCGAACGAGGTCGAGGACTGGCAGGAGGCCCCCCGCCTGCTGGAGGACGTCTACTCGGTGACCGACGCCGTCGTCTTCGGCTCGCTGCTGATCGCGCTGCTCCGGCACGCCGACCGGGTGACGGTGGCCTGTCTCGCCCAACTCGTCAACGTCATCGCGCCGATCATGACCGAGCCCGGCGGCCCCGCCTGGCGGCAGACCACCTTCTTCCCCTTCGCCCAGGCGTCGAAGTACGGGCGCGGGACGGTGCTGGACGTACGGGTCGACTCCCCGTCGCACACGACGAAGAAGTACGGCGAGGCCGACCTGCTGCACGCCACCGCCGTCCGGGCCGAGGACGGCACGGTCGCCGTCTTCGCGGTCAACCGCAGCCAGACGGAGCCGCTGCCGCTGGAGGCGGTGCTCTCCGGGCTCGGTCTGACGGAGCTGGTCGAGCACAGCGTCCTCGCCGACGCCGATCCCGAGGCCAGGAACACCCTGGCGGACCAGGAGCGGGTCGCCCCGCACGCGGGCGAGGGCGCGACGCTCGTCGACGGCACGCTCAAGGCGACGCTGGAGCCGCTCTCCTGGAACCTGATCCGACTGGCCTGACCCGACCGGGCTTGATCCGATGGCCCGACTGGCCCGACCTGCCTGACCCGGCCGGCCCGAGCAGCGGGTCTCCGAGCCGCCGATGCCCCGACGGAGCGATCCGTCGGGGCATCGGCGGCTCCGGGCACGTATCCGCGGGCGCGAAGTAAGTCTGTGTGAACCGTTGACGCGCAAGCGCTTCGACTCTAGTTTCCCGTTCGCGGTGACGAGCGTGGTTCGGAATGCCGAACAGGACGGTCAGGACCGGATTCCGCCCCACGCCTCCGCCCCCACCGTGTGCCCCCCACACCGCAAGGAGAACCGCGTGAGCCGCACCTCCCGCAGAACCGCGCTCCTCGCCCTGCCCGCCGCCCTGCTCCTCGCCCTCGTACCGAGCAGCGCCTCCGCCTACCCCAACCCCGGCCGGGTCAGCGGCGACATCGTCGTCCACGACCCGACGATGATCCGCGCCTCGTCCGGGCAGTACCTGCTCTACTCCACCGGTGACGGGCTCCAGGCCCGCACCTCCACCGACCGGATCGCCTTCAGCCGCAGCGGATCCGCCTTCACCACCCTCCCGGGCTGGTGGTCCACCTACTCACCGGCCAAGGACCCCTGGGCGCCGGACATCTCGTACCACGGCGGCAAGTACCTGATGTACTACGCCGTCTCGACCTTCGGCTCCTCCACCTCGGCCATCGGACTCGCGGGCTCGGCCACCGGGCTGCCCGGCAGCTGGTCCGACTACGGGACCGTCTACACGTCCAGCTCGGGCAGCGACTACAACGCCATCGACCCCAACCTCCTCGTCGACGACGACGGCAAGTGGTGGCTGACCTTCGGTTCCTGGTGGACCGGGATCAAGATGATCCGGATCGACCCGTCGACCGGCAAGCAGTACGCGGGCGACACCACCCGCTACAGCCTCGCCTCGCGCCCGACGGGCACCAAGGCCGTCGAGGGGCCCGCCGTCGTCAAACGCAACGGCTACTACTACCTGTTCGCCTCGTACGACACGTGCTGCGCCGGAACCAGCTCCACGTACAAGATCAAGGTGGGCCGCGCCACCAGCCCCACCGGGCCCTACGTCGACAAGAACGGCGTGAACATGATGAACAACGGCGGCTCGCTGGTACTGGAGAGCCACGACCGCTACATCGGCCCCGGCGGCCAGTCGGTCATGCCGGACGGCGACGGCGACCTGCTCGTCTACCACTACTACGACGGCCAGGACAACGGCACGCCCAAGCTCGGCGTCAATCTGCTGAGCTGGTCCGGCGGCTGGCCCACGGCGTACTGACGGGGGCGCGGGACATGTCACGCACCGAGCGGCCACCGGCCCTCCTCATCGCCCTCCTCCTCGTCGTGCTGGCCGGCCTCGTCGCGGTCGTCGCGCCGCCGGCCGGGGCCGCCGAGGGCCGTCCGTACACCAACCCCGTCAAGGACCGGAAGGGCGCCGACCCGTGGATCGAGTTCTACGACGGTGACTACTACCTGATCACCACCTCCTGGACGTCCGAACTCACCATGCGCAAGTCGCCCACCCTGGCCGGGCTCTCCACCGCGCCCAGCGTCCAGGTGTGGTCGGACTCCACCTCGTCGCGCTGCTGCAACATGTGGGCTCCCGAGATCCACTTCCGCAACGGGCGCTGGTACCTCTACTACGTGGCCGGACAGGGCATCGCCGACTACAACCCCACCCAGCGCGTCCACGTCCTGGAGAGCGCGGGCTCCGACCCCATGGGCCCGTACACGTACCGCGATCAGCTCGGAGGCGCCTGGATGCTCGACGCCAGCCTGCTCACCCTGAACGGCTCGCTGTATCTGCTGGGCAGCGCGAGCGGCGGCGGTACGCAGAACCTCGTCATCGCGCCGATGTCCAACCCGTACACCCTGAGCGGCGGCTTCTCGACCATCTCCACGCCGACCTACGACTGGGAGCGAACGGGCGGCACCGTCAACGAGGGCCCCGAAGTGCTCCAGCACGGCGGAAAGACCTTCATCGTCTACTCGGCGAGCGGCTGCTGGACCCCCGACTACCGACTCGGCCGGCTCACCTACACCGGGACCGACCCGCTGAGCGCCTCCTCCTGGACGAAGAAGTCCACCCCGGTCTTCAGCCGCGCCGACGCGGCCGGGGTCTACGGTCCGGGACACAACGGATTCTTCACCTCACCCGACGGAACGGAGAACTGGATCGTCTACCACGCCAACAGCTCCGCGAGCGGCGGCTGCGACAACGGCCGCACCACCCGCGCCCAGAAGTTCACCTGGAACGCGGACGGCACCCCGAACCTCGGCACCCCGCTCGCCCTCGGCACCACCCGCCCCGGGCCCTCCGGCGAGAGCGCGGCCACCCCCACCGCCTACACCCTGGTCAACCGCAACAGCGGCAAATGCCTTGAGGTGGAAGGCGGTTCCACGTCGGACGGCGCCCACGTCATCCAGTGGAGCTGCGACGGCGGCGCCCACCAGCGCTGGCGCCTCGAAGATCTCGGCAACGACACCAGCCGGCTCGTCAACGCCGCGAGCGGCAAGGTCCTCGACACGGCGGACTGCTCCGTCGCCGACGGCGCCGAACTGCGCCAGTGGTCCTGGCTGAACAACCTCTGCCAGTCCTACCGGTTCGTCGTCACCGACCGGGGCGGCTGGGTGCGGCTCGTCAACGCCCGCAGCGGGAAGGTCGCCGACGTCGCCGACTGCTCGACCGCCGACGGCGCCGACGTACGGCAGTGGTCGTGGCTCAACAACGCCTGTCAGCAATGGCAGTTGAAGCCGGTCTGATGAGGCCGGTCCGATGAAACCGGCCTGAACGGAAACGGTCTGAACGGAAACGGCGGGCCGCCGCCTGAACGAAGGCCGCGGCCCGCCGCACACGGGTGCTCCCGTCAGCCGGCGGCGCCCAGCAGCGCCCGGCCCACCTGCGGGAACAGCCCCTTGGGGTGGTCGCGGAACAGCGGCTCCGTGCCGAACAGCACCACCGGCACACCCCGCGCCGACAGACCGCTGACGACCGACGCCCGGCCCGCCGCGTCCGAGGGCCCGCCCGTGCCGTTCGCCTTCGCCCGCCAGTGACCCGAGACCAGCGGCTCACCGGTGGCGTACGACTGGTCCGCCCTGACGCCCGCGCCGAGTTCGGTGAACCACAGCGGCGAGTAGACGAAGGTGTGCGCCGGGGCGCCGCCCGTGACCGGACCGCCCGCGTTGGTCACCCGCACCACTCCGTTGGCGTCCCCGTTGCCCGCCACCGGTTTCACGTCGAGCAGCCCGGCGGCGGTGTTGAAGGCGGCGCCCGCCGAACCGAGCGCGACCACGCGCCCGCCCCCGGCGAGGAAGCCGTCGAGCGCCGTGCGCGCGGCCGGGTCGAGGCTGCCGTACGCCAGCCCGGACGACACGTACAGCACGTCCGCCGCCGACCAGTCGAAGCCCGCGTTGAGGATCTCGGCCGACACCGGCGTCACCTCGAAGCCCATCTCCCGCAGCGCGAACCGCTCGCCCGGCGTCACGGCGGCGGCCACCCGGGTACGGTGCACCGCACCCGTGCCCTTCTCCTTCGTGGCGCCGAAGACCACCCCGTGACGGTCGGCGAGCACGACCGCCTGACGCCGCGCCGACGCCGGCACGATCGCCGCGCCGTCCGCCGCGCGCCGTACCGCGACGCCCTGCCCGAGCAGCGAGTTGAGCGCGGCCAGCTCCTTCGGGTCGTCCAGCGCGAGCCGCAGACCGCCCTTCCCGGCACCGCCGCCGGCCACCGAACCGGTGGGGGAGGCCACCGACACGTCGCGGCCGACGACGTGCGGCGCGCCCGCGGCCCGCTGGACCTTGTCCACGCTCGCGCCCCACAGCAGCCCGAGGCTCCACCCCGAGATGTCGTACATGGTGGAGACATCCGCGCTGATGTCCCGGCCCTCGGCCAGGATCACATTGGCGACGCCCCGCTTGGGCTGGTGCATGTCGACGACGTACGAGCCCGCCGGATACGTCCGGCCCGCCAGGCCGAACCCGAGGGCGGCCCGCTTCACCCGTACGTCATTGGCGACCAGATGGTCCACCAGCCGGGCGGCGGCGACCGCCGAGCGCTGTCCGCCGCCCGCCGGAATCACGTACGCCCGGGGGAAGTCGGTGGTGTACACGTCCTCCGGACCGATGCCCGGCACCCCCGGCACCGTCTTCTCCGACACCGGCCGCTGCGCCTCGCCCGCCGCGCCCCGCCGGAACGACTCGATCTGGTCGGCGATCACCGACGTGCGGTGGCTGAGCGTGTAGTCGAGCGTCGCGCGCATCACCGCGCCCGCGATGTCCGTGTTGATCGCGGAACGCCGGCGCAGCTCCTCGACCGGCAGGGAGTCGTACGAGGCGTTGTTGACCCGCATCGGGAACTCGACGGTGTGCGAGGCGACGGCGCCCTGGAAGGCCATGTACTGCGGGGTGAAGACCGGCGGCCAGTCGTCCCAGCCCTCCTCCTGGTCGCGGAAGGGGATGACGGGCGGCTCGACGCCGTCCTTCGCCGCGGTGTAGCCGAGGCCGTTCACCGCCTTCTCCATGCCGAGGGCGTTGGCGTAGCTGTTCTTGAGGAAGAGGTCGTACTCGTAGTTCTCGCCGTGCGGCGGGGTGGTGGGCTCGATCAGGGTGCCGTTGACGTAACCGTGCAGATCGAGCATGACGGCGGGCTGCTTCTCGACGCCGATCCGCCGCACGGCCCGTGCCTCGGGCTGGGAGGCGGTGATGAAGTCCCGGTTCAGGTCGAAGCCGTTGGAGTTGGCGCGGGTGCCGGCGATGCGGCCGTCCGGATTGGCGGTGACGTTGACGTAGATCCGGTTCTTGGCGAGCAGTCCGGCGGTCTTCGCGTCCTTGGCCTTCGCCAGCTCCTCGATGAGCTTGAGGGCGGCGTCGGTGCCCTCCCACTCGTTGCCGTGGATGTTGTTGTTGATGAAGACGGGCGTTTTGTAGGACGACGCGATCCGGCGGTCCTTGGCGGCCGTCGCGGGGGAGCCGCCGATCAGCTCCCGCATCCGCTCCTGCTCGCGCGCCTGCCCGGTGCTCTCGGGAGCGGTGACGGTGACGAGATACAGATCGTGCCCGCCCGCCGACTGCCCGGCGACCTCGACGCTGACGCGGTCGCCCAGCTTCTGGAGGGCGTTGAG
It encodes the following:
- a CDS encoding arabinan endo-1,5-alpha-L-arabinosidase — translated: MSRTSRRTALLALPAALLLALVPSSASAYPNPGRVSGDIVVHDPTMIRASSGQYLLYSTGDGLQARTSTDRIAFSRSGSAFTTLPGWWSTYSPAKDPWAPDISYHGGKYLMYYAVSTFGSSTSAIGLAGSATGLPGSWSDYGTVYTSSSGSDYNAIDPNLLVDDDGKWWLTFGSWWTGIKMIRIDPSTGKQYAGDTTRYSLASRPTGTKAVEGPAVVKRNGYYYLFASYDTCCAGTSSTYKIKVGRATSPTGPYVDKNGVNMMNNGGSLVLESHDRYIGPGGQSVMPDGDGDLLVYHYYDGQDNGTPKLGVNLLSWSGGWPTAY
- a CDS encoding NADP-dependent oxidoreductase yields the protein MTALPTSGRAWHLVARPHGWPKPSDVALREVPVAAPGEGRILVRNLYFSVDPYMRGRMNDVKSYVPPFELDQPMIGGAIGEVIASRAEGFAVGDHVLHGLGWREYAEFPAEHGTKVDASLAPLSAYLSVLGMTGLTAYAGLFETASFKEGDAVFVSGAAGAVGSQVGQFARLKGASRVIGSAGSDEKVKLLVEEYGFDAAFNYKSGPVKDQLKEAAPDGIDVYFDNVGGEHLEAAIATLNTHGRVTMCGAIAQYNNTGPAAGPRNLALAIGKRLRLQGMLVADHYGLKQQFIKDVGGWLVSGELKYDETIVEGIENGFDAFLGVLRGENTGKMVVSIGG
- a CDS encoding MarR family winged helix-turn-helix transcriptional regulator — protein: MATERRDPLTLEVVELIGTVVARYYEEYEQAAAEHALTGAQARVLRLLSLDPMPMRRIARKLKCEPSNITGIVDRLEARGLVERRPDPADRRVKLAAATEKGLATAELLRDSLDFAREPLAGLTAAEREVLRDLLKRMVGEPVA
- a CDS encoding M14 family metallopeptidase is translated as MGIPRPVLLTTAVTAGALLLAPLATAAPAPGAAPGPHPVRERGGPGAETADPLGGLAAAGPALLGDGRADDGRTGSTLREDTGYPRRTVLKAPPVDPADKSIKLGLTPYHSLAPRLNALQKLGDRVSVEVAGQSAGGHDLYLVTVTAPESTGQAREQERMRELIGGSPATAAKDRRIASSYKTPVFINNNIHGNEWEGTDAALKLIEELAKAKDAKTAGLLAKNRIYVNVTANPDGRIAGTRANSNGFDLNRDFITASQPEARAVRRIGVEKQPAVMLDLHGYVNGTLIEPTTPPHGENYEYDLFLKNSYANALGMEKAVNGLGYTAAKDGVEPPVIPFRDQEEGWDDWPPVFTPQYMAFQGAVASHTVEFPMRVNNASYDSLPVEELRRRSAINTDIAGAVMRATLDYTLSHRTSVIADQIESFRRGAAGEAQRPVSEKTVPGVPGIGPEDVYTTDFPRAYVIPAGGGQRSAVAAARLVDHLVANDVRVKRAALGFGLAGRTYPAGSYVVDMHQPKRGVANVILAEGRDISADVSTMYDISGWSLGLLWGASVDKVQRAAGAPHVVGRDVSVASPTGSVAGGGAGKGGLRLALDDPKELAALNSLLGQGVAVRRAADGAAIVPASARRQAVVLADRHGVVFGATKEKGTGAVHRTRVAAAVTPGERFALREMGFEVTPVSAEILNAGFDWSAADVLYVSSGLAYGSLDPAARTALDGFLAGGGRVVALGSAGAAFNTAAGLLDVKPVAGNGDANGVVRVTNAGGPVTGGAPAHTFVYSPLWFTELGAGVRADQSYATGEPLVSGHWRAKANGTGGPSDAAGRASVVSGLSARGVPVVLFGTEPLFRDHPKGLFPQVGRALLGAAG
- a CDS encoding family 43 glycosylhydrolase, with product MSRTERPPALLIALLLVVLAGLVAVVAPPAGAAEGRPYTNPVKDRKGADPWIEFYDGDYYLITTSWTSELTMRKSPTLAGLSTAPSVQVWSDSTSSRCCNMWAPEIHFRNGRWYLYYVAGQGIADYNPTQRVHVLESAGSDPMGPYTYRDQLGGAWMLDASLLTLNGSLYLLGSASGGGTQNLVIAPMSNPYTLSGGFSTISTPTYDWERTGGTVNEGPEVLQHGGKTFIVYSASGCWTPDYRLGRLTYTGTDPLSASSWTKKSTPVFSRADAAGVYGPGHNGFFTSPDGTENWIVYHANSSASGGCDNGRTTRAQKFTWNADGTPNLGTPLALGTTRPGPSGESAATPTAYTLVNRNSGKCLEVEGGSTSDGAHVIQWSCDGGAHQRWRLEDLGNDTSRLVNAASGKVLDTADCSVADGAELRQWSWLNNLCQSYRFVVTDRGGWVRLVNARSGKVADVADCSTADGADVRQWSWLNNACQQWQLKPV
- the arfA gene encoding arabinosylfuranosidase ArfA, translated to MNRPARFTLHPDFTVGEVNPRLFGSFVEHLGRCVYTGIHEPGHPTADEAGLRTDVLELVRELGPTALRYPGGNFVSGYRWEDSVGPVDERPRRLDLAWKTTESNRFGLAEFIDFVRKAGPEAEPMMAVNLGTRGVAEAIQLQEYANHPSGTELSDRRAAHGDKDPYGIRLWCLGNEVDGPWQTGHKTAEEYGRIAAETARAMRQIDPDLELVASGSSNSNMDTFAAWEATVLTETYDLVDYVSLHSYYWETDGDRDSFLASAVDMEAFIEKVVATCDHVGAKLKSDKKINLSFDEWNVWYLDKPNPNEVEDWQEAPRLLEDVYSVTDAVVFGSLLIALLRHADRVTVACLAQLVNVIAPIMTEPGGPAWRQTTFFPFAQASKYGRGTVLDVRVDSPSHTTKKYGEADLLHATAVRAEDGTVAVFAVNRSQTEPLPLEAVLSGLGLTELVEHSVLADADPEARNTLADQERVAPHAGEGATLVDGTLKATLEPLSWNLIRLA
- a CDS encoding ArsR/SmtB family transcription factor gives rise to the protein MLRIHLTGDDLGRIRVAAGPALMWETVLSLHWARRRPAGPAGEHWRGAVAGELAPATGLLRELAPPRGYFPDFLTPYGSSPQLAEALDPVLRTPAARLREELALLSARRVPTPWLRELADGGLPAVRRLERAFHRYHSVAVAPFWPTVRAEVARERVRVSRLLADGGTEELLAGLSPRVRWRSPALEVDYPVRRELWPAGRGLLLVPSYFCHGLPITLVRQEETPVLVYPVGRRPQAAGQPPENGEALTALLGRSRAAVLEAAADGGNTSELARRAGMLISSASQHLAVLRRAGLVGSRRQANAVVHQVTSLGANLLAHAEPPPW